The genomic stretch aaaatttggtgtttagttaataaaaaagccctagttatattgctttgttttctcgaacaaggtacatacaaacttctgagaagcctacttctgtcaaaagtcaaataaactatgcgttttataactatataaaagttatatagtattaaaaaaacattcctttgatgtctgcatacagtactcatcacgcatactcaatatttactaaagtgtacagttaaaagtagacttttaataaaacttttagtttatttatctaaatatttgtcttacttgtgctcaacagtggtcgcaaaaaagtttgaaataagaagtgttgttattatcaagcttactctatgctttcatgactaaatgtaaggtaatttatgattgtgctactataaaacaatgtttacacagaacaattgactaaagttaacaggctcttatactattgTCTATGTCTTGTTATCTTTAACTgattttctgtgcattcttacgatattttaatcgttgttctcctagtcggagcgaagacgtatccaataaagcaaagaccaccatgatcgttacagacattcgttagaaatggcgtaactaacctgactttattttatgtatataattttgtttcattctttttgcagctgtcttatgtagtgtactgaaaactatttagcagatatagagtttagatctcaaaacatccattcaagtgctgcagtgtgagtacgacgattccttgtcaacccctcgtcaaaagaaacccgtgagtcggacagtgggtcccaggccgggaccgtggacccactgtccaccccttaagaagcaggtaagaaatgcttccggcagttttatgacgtgggcCTACAGTCCGTTTGCCGACCGCTACAGTTCAGTTATGTCGCGTAGGCTCGTTTGGTGTGTAGTAAATACACTGACTTGTGTTTACAGTTTGAGCTGAAAGATGTCAATCCCAGGAGAAGCAATGAAGTACCGTCTGTCACTGCGTgggaaaagaagaaaaataaccaGAAATTATAAACGACAATAACAGAAGAACAATATGAGGTATGATGAAGAGGGGTTTACGATGACCTCACAAACATCTCTCGCAACACGAACAGGCTgataaataacaacaaagtaaAGGGAATCCACTAAAACTGTTGGTGTTATGTTGTAACGCACTCAACATGCAGCATTGCTTATAGCAGCTTGGAAGCTACAGATGGCTGCCGCAGCACTCTAGATGAATGTGAAACCATACTTATGTGTAGGCACTCCAACGGTTGTGTACAAACTTGTTCCAAGGAATTGTATAGACACACATACGGCATATATATTTCAATACGAACCTTTCTCAtttgtaacattaaaacattaaactaacgttaaaaacaaaaaatgttcaaatattcaaatatgaaCCTTTTGGTCCAGTAGCTGTGCCGACCTTTTTTTCTCTTCTCGGCCACAGCTGGTTTTGCTTTCTTCGTTGGCTAGGTTGTTAATCTCGTTGCTAGTTCTGCTGTTTTGTTTACCTGTTGCTTTTGGGTTGATTAGCAAGAGGTGTTTAGCTCTCTCTTCTCCATCAACGGTCTCCGGGTGAAGACATCAAATATTTCCGTGGACAGAAAATTAGTTTCGTTCTTCAAAAAGCTGGCTGCCCCGCTGTCTATAGGTCCCGACAGTGTTACTTTAGTCCTTGCCTTCCAGAAAAGTTCCACGTACCTCGTAGTTATTATAAGGCCCAGTACACGCTTTCCAAATTCTGTGCAAGCAACGCTTGTATTCAACCCCACATATTGCAACAACAGAAATATCGTTTCGTTTTTTCTCACAGTTCGCGAGAAGTCTCGAGAACCTTAAACGTAGACGCAATTCAAATCTTgtatctaattaaaaatttaatatgaaaggTTATGAGAGCGATCTAATAttcgaataataataataaggtaatAAACAATAAGTACAAGTATAAATGTGAACAACTCTAAAAAATGGCATTTCAAGTGTTTCGatggaaaatattgaataatgtatCTTCCTTTAATGAGActcatataaaattaactaaaattgaataaatgaaaGCATTTTTATCTAGCAAAAACTGTTCACAGATCTTATTACCAAACCTTAACCGTGTGTGACAAAAACCCGTTTGTTTTTAAACCAACCTTTTAGTAAACTGTTTTTTGTGGACTTGGTGACTGAATGTCAATTATTCAAatggtttaaatagtttatatcatTTAAGGCTGCACAAATTGTAATCTTCTTATATTGTTGCTCCAGCCACGCTTCAACACTTCCTTGAAGTCCTGGAACTGCTGACGTCTCCAATGAAGTTTATATCATTTAAGGCTGCACAAATTGTAATCTTCTTATATTGTTGCTCCAGCCACGCTTCAACACTTCCTTGAAGTCCTGGAACTGCTGACGTCTCCAATGAAGTTTATATCATTTAAGGCTGCACAAATTGTAATCTTCTTATATTGTTGCTCCAGCCACGCTTCAACACTTCCTTGAAGTCCTGGAACTGCTGACGTCTCCAATGAAGTTTATATCATTTAAGGCTGCACAAATTGTAATCTTCTTATATTGTTGCTCCAGCCACGCTTCAACACTTCCTTGAAGTCCTGGAACTGCTGACGTCTCCAATGAAGTTTATATCATTTAAGGCTGCACAAATTGTAATCTTCTTATATTGTTGCTCCAGCCACGCTTCAACACTTCCTTGAAGTCCTGGAACTGCTGACGTCTCCAATGAAGTcctacattaatttaatattttctgtgcTCATGAGCCAACCTACTGAAGTAGTCATTGACTGCATGAGAAGTAAGTAACTTCATCGGCAAAGGATTGAACGATTTGTATAGATGAACGAATACACAGTCATTTCCATACACATTACTTTATCGATATGTTAagttttttatagaaatgttGTTGTCTCCTAACCCAAAAATGTAGGTAAGCCCCTGAAAGTTGGCACTCCAACACCCGAGTGAGAACACGTGTAATGGTCTCTGTATCTCGCATACTCTCAAAAGCGTCCTTTGACAATGTCATCGATATCCTGCACCTCGATCTGATCAGTATCAGACGCAATGTTAGCAAGTACAGGTATGTCAAACACAGCACTACGGATGGAGTGCAGTTGCCAACAGCTTTGACAATGTCATCGATATCCTGCACCTCGATCTGATCAGTATCAGACGCAATGTTAGCAAGTACAGGTATGTCAAACACAGCACTACGGATGGAGTGCAGTTGCCAACAGCTTTGACAATGTCATCGATATCCTTCACCTCGATCTGATCAGTATCAGACGCAATGTTAGCAAGTACAGGTATGTCAAACACAGCACTGTGGATGGAGTGCAGTTGCCAACAGCTTTGACAATGTCATCGATATCCTGCACCTCGATCTGATCAGTATCAGACGCAATGTTAGCAAGTACAGGTATGTCAAACACAGCACTGTGGATGGAGTGCAGTTGCCAACAGCTTTGACAATGTCATCGATATCCTGCACCTCGATCTGATCAGTATCAGACGCAATGTTAGCAAGTACAGGTATGTCAAACACAGCACTGTGGATGGAGTGCAGTTGCCAACAGCTTTGACAATGTCATCGATATCCTTCACCTCGATCTGATCAGTATCAGACGCAATGTTAGCAAGTACAGGTATGTCAAACACAGCACTGTGGATGGAGTGCAGTTGCCAACAGCTTTGACAATGTCATCGATATCCTGCACCTCGATCTGATCAGTATCAGACGCAATGTTAGCAAGTACAGGTATGTCAAACACAGCACTGTGGATGGAGTGCAGTTGCCAACAGCTTTGACAATGTCATCGATATCCTGCACCTCGATCTGATCAGTATCAGACGCAATGTTAGCAAGTACAGGTATGTCAAACACAGCACTGTGGATGGAGTGCAGTTGCCAACAGCTTTGACAATGTCATCGATATCCTGCACCTCGATCTGATCAGTATCAGACGCAATGTTAGCAAGTACAGGTATGTCAAACACAGCACTGTGGATGGAGTGCAGTTGCCAACAGCTTTGACAATGTCATCGATATCCTGCACCTCGATCTGATCAGTATCAGACGCAATGTTAGCAAGTACAGGTATGTCAAACACAGCACTGTGGATGGAGTGCAGTTGCCAACAGCTTTGACAATGTCATCGATATCCTGCACATCGATCTGATCAGTATCAGACGCAATGTTAGCAAGTACAGGTATGTCAAACACAGCACTGTGGATGGAGTGCAGTTGCCAACAGCTTTGGTTGACATGCGCGTAGTTTTCCAATACATGCCACAAGCTCAGCGTTCACAGCTCCCCCGCTCTTGCAGTTTGAGAGCGAAGTTCTCCTCCCCCCCTCCCCGCGCCCAGATGAGTACATCGCACTCCTCGATTCTCAGTGACTCAGCACTACTCCGCGTGTTCCACCTCTGTAGCGCGTGCGGCGTTGCCGTTTCTTTACCAGTGTTGCCATTCTGTTCGCGACTGCGCGTTCCTTCTTCCCACTTCAGCTCGTCGTCTGCCCTTTTCTGATCGCCGGAGATGAATAACCGACTCGACGTCATTCAGTGGTTGAAGGAAAAGCCCTTCCCCACCATGACGCTACTCGAGAAGTCAGAAGTGATGCAGGCGGAAAGACCGTGTCCGGCTATGACCGACTTGTGTGTATGGGTGAAGGATCGCCACAGGGAATACAAGAGAAGATTCAATGTGGCCAACTACGTTTATTACAACTGGATTTGCGGCAGCGAACAACTCAATAAACTGTTCTGCTGGCCCTGTTTGCTCTTCGGCTCCGTGCCCAGTGCTAAATGGTAAGAAACACAAATGTCACCACAAACTTCTCCCACTAACAGGATTGAGTTAGTGGAGTCCGGTTCTGATTAGGGCTAGATCCTATGCATAAAGTCGATTTATAAATCCTGATAATTTGAAGCCCATAAAAATTGCATATCTGTGTTTTAGTTGTACCATGACAGCTCTCAAAAGTCTTCCTATAACAATGGGATTTTCCCATCATCATTCAAAACCGGACGACTATTTGAAAATGCAAACATCGACAATCAAAACGCTACACACAACACCTTAACCTTAAccttaaaatcaatgtaaacaatcgaaaacaaatttatacatttgtatctGATATCTactgtatttaacatttttgatagTTGCCTTAACATTATTATCATTGATTCGCTGTTTTGGGACACTAACTCACTCAATTTTTTTCGCTACACCAACACTGAGGGAATGTTTGGAACGATTATTTAAACAGTATATCAAAGTGTAGATAGGTATTACTATTAAAGGTTCTTTCAAAATGTTGAAACCCCTTTACCTACAGTTAGTTTCGAACCTTCTCTAATTCCTGAAATTAACTTTTCCTATATGTCCTTGTTCAAGGATTAGTcaagtaaatataatatgatgATCAAATATCTAACCCTAACTAATCGACCTGATTCGATCCAAGAGGCAAATCAGGCAATAGACATTCAAAGATTAATTGAAACTTTACTGGTTTCTGTTACAGTCTATTGAATTGGAAGAGCAATGTGTTGCAATAGCtgaaattgaaatgttttgtgtCAACAGAGACGGTAATCTAGAAACTAATAAACTCTGTAAATAACTAGGATTGCTAGACAACAAAACTAGAGCTGTTCTAACTTCTACTACTTGGCTACactgtaatatttgtttcatctAACTCCATCACTATATTGTCATTTGGTCGCCCCCCCTTTCTTCTGCCGAATCCTCTGTAGTCCCGACGAGGTTATGCATCGCACGCTCGACCACGTTTTCAAATCATCTGTCCGGAAATTCATCGTGTACGACTGAGGTTGTCTGGACTGTAATGACAATTGCATTTAACGGGCGTCGTATATGACTAGGGAAGACAAAAAGAGAACAAACAGTACATCTGAGTTTGAAATCACAAACAATCCTCTGTTCGTTTAAACATTGTGAATCTCTTCACACTGTTCTATAATTGCTTCATCCTCTGTGTCCATCCACCACTGACCAATATCCTCTCTGTACAGGCCGAAGAAGAACATCTGGGTGGCGGGGTTCGACTACCTCGCCAGTCTCACCAAGTCGGCCAAGTTCCACGAACAGTCAGAGTTCCACGCCGGTAACGTCAACAAGCTGGCCGAGTTCGAGCGGGAGCGACTGGACAACCCCTGGGGAGAAGTGGAAGTAGGTGCACACCGATTATACGTGAAGGTACCTCCGTATTATACGGAGGGGTTTTTTCTTCTCTCGCCACAAGTGCGGGGTGGCACCGGAGAAGCTACTGATGGTCAGGGGCATTTCCGCCAGGTACTTTTCCGACCTAAGACGATCTGCCACGTGGTGATATGAGGTCGGAAGAGCCCCTGACCATCAGTGGCTTCAATGGCTTCCCGCACTTctgacaaaaaaaagaaaaacatccctcgaaacAGTAACTAAATTCAAGCTGAGACTACCTGAGCGCTCGTAAATGTTATCTTGAAcgttggtactactagtaacacaCTTATGATAACGTAATCTTAACTAGTTGTATCGTATAACAAGCAGTAGATAGTGACAGAGTGGCCtccgtataataccaaagtacctaaaTATAGCACTATACAGCGTGCATGGAATAATTAATGACAAATACATTTCGTGAGTGCTCTATCTCTCtgcattgataaaaaaaaaaaaaacataaatgttacttATTGTTGACACTGCGTACAATGTCATGCAAAGTCTGTATCCTGAAAGCTGGGTTGTGGACATGGTACACAAGAAAaacaaatgaaaagaaaaaaatgttataatgtgtTTCATGCTTTTACTGTCAGCGATAAACGTTTGGACAGCCCTTATTCATAGCGTAGTCTCAGGACCCGAATAACAGTAAAATTCAAGTGCACTCTCCAACTTAAGGGAgaacaatatttaatgtatatattgacatatgtatatattgtggTATTTGGAGAGTGTTTTGTCCCTCCTAAACCACACAATGTGTCAGTCCCCCAAAATACTTTTGTACGTACGCTACTGACTGAGTTGGTTAGTGGATTTAGAGTAACTGTCTGGAGCAACACACGTGTGTTTCATTAATCATCTATTAAACTGAACAAAACTACTCTGATAAGATGAAGGTTGGAACTTTAGAAGGTCGTAGTACATAGCAGTAGAGAAACGTGTATAAATAGGGAAcgtgttttaatttttcacatgttatattttaatattacattcaatAATGGAGTATGACATAGTTATTTTTACCTGAACTAAGTTGCATTTCAATATTGTAACTTGAAgagcttttttttaatttgtaatagcTTCCATTATTAATACAGACAGTATCGTACAGAAATACATTCATTGTTCGTCTCTTTACAGATAGGCGTACCAACATTGTTTATTGGCAAATGATGAAAGTAAAtcgtgaaatattttaaatcagttttttaatcATCGAATTAATGTTCTCAGCCTGAATTTATCTAGCAAATTATAGATTTCATTCATTAACTCATCCAGCCGTGCTTCTTTGTTTTGAGCCATCCGTAGTGATGTGCAGCATGGCCGGAGCCACCCATGGTCAAGTTAACTAGTAGTGATGTGCAGCATGGCTGGAGCCACCCATGGCCAAGTTAACTAGTAGTGATGTGCAGCATGGCCGGAGCCAACCATGGCCAAGTTAACTTGTAGTGATGTGCAGCATGGCGGGAGCCACCCATGGCCAAGCTAACTAGTAGTGATGTGCAGCATGGCCGGAGCCACTCATGGCCAAGTTAACTTGTAGTGATGTGCAGCATGGCGGGAACCACCCATGGCCAAGCTAACTAGTAGTGATGTGCAGCATGGCGGAAGCCACCCAAGGCCAAGTTAACTAGTAGTGATGTGCAGCATGGCCGGAGCCACCCCTGGCCAAGTTAACTAGTAGTGGTGTACAGCATAGCCGGAGCCACCCATGGCCAAGCTAACTAGTAGTGATGTGCAGCCAGGCCGGAGCCACCCATGACCAAGTTAACTTGTAGTGATGTGCAGTATGGCGGGAGCCATCCATGGCCAAGTTAACTACTGTAGTAGTGATGTGCAGCATGGCCGGAGCCAGCCCTGGCCAAGTTAACTAGTAGTGATGTGCAGTATGGCCGGAGCCACCCCTGTCCAAGTTAACTAGTAGTGATGTGCAGCATGGCCGGAGCCACCCCTGGCCAAGTTAACTAGTAGTGATGTGCAGCATGGCCGGAGGCACCCCTGGCCAAGTTAACTAGTAGTAATGTGCAGCATGGCCGGAGCCACCCATGGTCAAGTTAACTAGTAGTGGTGTGCAGCATGGCCGGAGCCACCCATGGCCAAGTTAACTAGTAGTGGTGTGCAGCATGGCCGGAGCCACCCATGGCCAAGTTAACTAGTAGTGGTGTGCAGCATGGCCGGAGCCACCCATGGCCAAGTTAACTAGTAGTGATGTGCAGCATGTCCGGAGCCACCATGGCCAAGTTAACTAGTAGTGATGTGCAGCATGGCCGGAGCCACCCCTGGCCAAGTTAACTAGTAGTGATGTGCAGCATGGCCGAAACCACCCCTGGCCAAGTTAACTAGTCGTGATGTGCAGCATGGCGGGAGCCACCCAAGGCCAAGTTAACTAGTAGTGATGTGCAGCATGGCCGGAGCCACCCCTGGCCAAGTTAACTAGTAGTGATGTGCAGTATGGCCGGAGCCACCCCTGTCCAAGTTAACTAGTAGTGATGTGCAGCATGGCCGGAGCCACCCCTGGCCAAGTTAAATAGTAGTGATGTGCAGCATGGCCGGAGGCACCCCTGGCCAAGTTAACTAGTAGTAATGTGCAGCATGGCCGGAGCCACCCATGGTCAAGTTAACTAGTAGTGGTGTGCAGCATGGCCGGAGCCACCCATGGCCAAGTTAACTAGTAGTAATGTGCAGCATGGCGGGAGCCACCCAAGGCCAAGTTAACTAGTAGTGATGTGCAGCATGGCCGGAGCCAGCCCTGGCCAAGTTAACTAGTAGTGATGTGCAGTATGGCCGGAGCCACCCCTGTCCAAGTTAACTAGTAGTGATGTGCAGCATGGCCGGAGCCACCCCTGGCCAAGTTAACTAGTAGTGATGTGCAGCATGGCCGGAGGCACCCCTGGCCAAGTTAACTAGTAGTAATGTGCAGCATGCCCGGAGCCACCCATGGTCAAGTTAACTAGTAGTGGTGTGCAGCATGGCCGGAGCCACCCATGGCCAAGTTAACTAGTAGTGATGTGCAGCATGGCCGGAGCCACCCCTGGCCAAGTTAACTAGTAGTGATGTGTAGCATGGCCGAAACCACCCCTGGCCAAGTTAACTAGTCGTGATGTGCAGCATGGCCGGAGCCACCCCTGTCCAAGTTAACTAGTAGTGATGTGCAGTATGACGGAAGCCACCCATGGCCAAGTTAACTAGTAGTGATGTGCAGCATGGCCGGAGCCACCCCTGGCCATGTTAACTTGTAGTGATGTGCAGTATGACGGAAGCCACCCCTGGCCAAGTTAACTTGTAGTGTTGTGCAGTATGACGGAAGCCACCCATGGCCAAGTTAACTAGTAGTGATGTGCAGCATGGCCGGAGCCACCCCTGGCCATGTTAACTTGTAGTGATGTGCAGTATGACGGAAGCCACCCCTGGCCAAG from Homalodisca vitripennis isolate AUS2020 chromosome 2, UT_GWSS_2.1, whole genome shotgun sequence encodes the following:
- the LOC124353484 gene encoding uncharacterized protein LOC124353484 isoform X1; protein product: MNNRLDVIQWLKEKPFPTMTLLEKSEVMQAERPCPAMTDLCVWVKDRHREYKRRFNVANYVYYNWICGSEQLNKLFCWPCLLFGSVPSAKWPKKNIWVAGFDYLASLTKSAKFHEQSEFHAGNVNKLAEFERERLDNPWGEVENQESQHEVFIKSESEEVLDIYDDNTVGNFSPSNNEKPDVSDSASQSLSPDKKRKFCHSPLPSGSTDMVDNTVHNIDTSKPETEFDLWARSVAYQLNHMELKRALRLQLKMQTLLSEERINQDCDGVISGKPPSSTNAST